One part of the Paenibacillus silvisoli genome encodes these proteins:
- a CDS encoding hybrid sensor histidine kinase/response regulator — MYEELLYNFTLLGMCVFLLVRLYAKLKSLSRTKLVIGMGIANGLVGILLNYIGFASSITGAVELRPFANILSAELGGPLSAVITFCMMVIYRTIEMPSVFIRHISVGMILLLCSIALVRYIAPFWKRWLLLIATSLISMFAYYRISNLLHSTDLYIWAAYYAVGGLFVAAFLHYLLRSDSWRQELQDVKTDLSEILINQSGFSFKLVRQGGRTVFSFMEGNLLPQSRLQPSDFIDKAIEEVTVFPSETNRFLAERYEAAWKGECQSYELLVDGSWFITRLRPVFKDNVVISIIGTVTEISDLKEAQERIRVSEERYRAIVESCQDVILSLSPKGKVLAINEKGKQLFDYGEQESLPAVHEALDIEDWAEWDSMLALAHANRTVVTFEAAIRVKSGHKIDYTVILSPIIGQDQGIIGVTATLHDLTAIKRKQEADQANKAKSQLMAKVSHEIRTPLNGIIGLSRLLLNTDLTHVQKDYTDKIITSSHLLLGLINDILDLSKLEANKLMLEQISFNLDDVLDEITSTLSVLMDKKQIEFILDTPAELPDLVLGDPLRMKQTLLNLCSNAIKFTELGHVRMQVEMVKQTESAITLHFMVEDTGIGLTEEQTGMLFEPFWQGNYLNQQSGTGLGLSITYQLVGLMGGELKADSMWGVGSKFHFTLEFPIVQKCNPDNWDLTLIGGPLHILVVEDHPMAQESLSQMLESFSCLVSTAGNWKSMFKQLEEKDDMLGPVSCVVLDMEIDDMYGHFSWMELTRIARKRGIRLIALSTAYARDELLAMMKDDYPDDMLIKPVSRKELHRTLNSLLYPELKHRSEKSETFTIKSKSIHLLLVEDNFINQQVAKETLLMHGFEVTVASSGEEALALLRTTAVDLVLMDIFMPEMDGVETTRIIRDNAAWSQLPIVALTANVLKEDHDTYLAAGMNEVILKPLDPNQLLSVIQKWLPMREEPAMIPVDKLLERMDGNAAIMHHVLQLFKQEYEHFAGNILVELDAGNLVKAKRDVHTLIGVARNLMADELAKAASAFEEVLVEHPEQCKQQLMDVQRILRQTIDSVPSDPHAESVNNRR, encoded by the coding sequence TTGTACGAAGAGTTGCTTTATAATTTCACCTTGCTCGGCATGTGCGTCTTTCTGCTTGTCCGTTTGTATGCCAAGCTGAAGAGCCTTTCACGGACCAAGCTCGTCATCGGGATGGGAATCGCCAACGGGCTTGTGGGCATCCTGCTGAACTATATCGGCTTTGCTTCCAGTATCACCGGAGCAGTCGAGCTCCGGCCCTTCGCGAACATTTTGTCGGCAGAGCTAGGCGGTCCGCTGTCCGCCGTAATAACCTTTTGCATGATGGTCATCTATCGTACGATCGAAATGCCGTCCGTCTTCATCCGGCACATCAGCGTTGGCATGATTTTGCTGCTCTGCAGTATTGCGCTGGTACGATATATAGCTCCATTCTGGAAGAGATGGCTGCTCCTCATTGCTACATCCCTCATCTCCATGTTCGCCTACTATAGGATATCCAATTTACTCCATTCCACCGATCTTTACATATGGGCTGCTTATTACGCGGTTGGCGGTTTGTTCGTGGCCGCGTTTCTGCACTATTTGCTTCGTTCGGATTCCTGGCGGCAAGAGCTGCAGGATGTCAAAACCGACCTAAGCGAAATTCTTATTAATCAGTCCGGGTTCTCGTTTAAACTGGTTCGCCAAGGCGGACGCACCGTGTTCTCCTTCATGGAGGGCAATCTGCTGCCGCAATCGCGGCTGCAGCCTTCCGACTTCATCGACAAAGCGATCGAGGAAGTGACCGTGTTCCCGAGCGAAACGAACCGGTTTCTGGCCGAACGCTACGAGGCGGCTTGGAAGGGCGAATGTCAAAGCTATGAATTGCTTGTTGACGGAAGCTGGTTCATAACAAGGCTTCGTCCCGTGTTTAAGGATAACGTCGTCATCTCTATTATCGGAACCGTAACCGAAATTTCGGATCTGAAGGAAGCCCAGGAACGAATCCGGGTAAGCGAGGAGCGATACCGGGCAATCGTCGAAAGCTGCCAGGACGTCATACTCAGCTTGTCGCCGAAAGGAAAGGTGCTTGCGATCAACGAGAAAGGCAAGCAGCTATTCGACTATGGGGAGCAGGAATCGCTGCCGGCCGTTCACGAGGCGCTCGACATCGAGGATTGGGCCGAATGGGACAGTATGCTGGCGCTAGCGCATGCTAACCGAACCGTCGTTACGTTCGAGGCTGCCATTCGCGTCAAATCCGGTCATAAGATCGATTATACGGTTATATTGTCGCCGATAATCGGACAAGACCAGGGCATCATCGGCGTTACGGCGACGCTTCATGACTTGACCGCGATTAAGCGCAAGCAGGAAGCGGATCAGGCTAACAAAGCGAAAAGCCAGCTCATGGCCAAGGTCAGCCACGAAATTCGTACGCCGCTCAACGGCATCATCGGACTTTCCCGGCTGCTGCTTAATACCGACCTGACGCATGTGCAGAAAGATTATACCGACAAAATCATCACCTCGTCGCATCTGCTGCTCGGACTGATCAACGACATCCTGGACCTTTCCAAGCTGGAAGCCAATAAGCTGATGCTGGAGCAAATCTCTTTCAATCTGGACGACGTTCTCGATGAAATTACGAGCACGCTTAGTGTGCTGATGGATAAAAAGCAGATCGAGTTTATTTTGGATACGCCGGCGGAGCTGCCGGATCTCGTTCTAGGCGATCCGCTTCGGATGAAGCAGACGCTGCTCAATTTATGCAGCAACGCCATCAAGTTTACGGAGCTCGGCCATGTCCGCATGCAGGTAGAGATGGTGAAGCAAACCGAGAGCGCGATCACGCTCCATTTCATGGTTGAGGATACGGGGATCGGTCTGACGGAGGAGCAAACGGGCATGCTGTTCGAGCCGTTCTGGCAAGGCAATTATTTGAATCAGCAGAGCGGCACGGGGCTAGGCTTATCCATTACCTATCAGCTTGTCGGGCTGATGGGCGGCGAGCTCAAAGCGGACAGCATGTGGGGCGTCGGCAGCAAATTTCACTTCACGCTGGAGTTTCCGATTGTGCAAAAATGCAACCCCGACAATTGGGATCTGACGCTGATCGGCGGCCCGCTGCATATTCTGGTCGTCGAGGATCATCCCATGGCGCAGGAAAGCTTGAGCCAAATGCTGGAATCCTTCTCCTGTCTCGTCAGTACGGCGGGCAATTGGAAATCGATGTTTAAACAGCTCGAGGAAAAGGATGACATGCTCGGTCCGGTGTCCTGCGTCGTGTTGGATATGGAAATCGACGACATGTACGGGCATTTTTCCTGGATGGAGCTGACGCGCATCGCGAGAAAACGAGGCATCCGGCTGATCGCGTTGTCGACCGCTTATGCGAGAGATGAATTGCTGGCGATGATGAAGGATGATTACCCTGACGACATGCTGATCAAGCCGGTCAGCCGCAAGGAGCTGCATCGGACTTTAAATTCGCTCCTTTACCCGGAGCTGAAGCATCGTTCGGAGAAGAGCGAAACCTTCACGATCAAGAGCAAGTCCATCCACCTGCTGCTGGTGGAGGACAACTTCATCAACCAACAAGTCGCGAAGGAAACGCTGCTGATGCACGGCTTTGAAGTGACGGTGGCAAGCTCCGGTGAAGAAGCGCTCGCGCTGCTTAGAACGACCGCGGTCGATTTGGTTCTGATGGATATTTTCATGCCGGAGATGGATGGGGTTGAAACGACTCGGATTATCCGGGACAATGCCGCTTGGTCCCAGCTGCCGATCGTCGCGCTGACGGCGAACGTATTAAAGGAAGATCACGATACATACCTCGCGGCAGGCATGAATGAAGTGATATTGAAGCCGCTTGATCCGAACCAGCTTCTGTCCGTTATTCAGAAATGGCTTCCGATGCGCGAGGAGCCTGCGATGATTCCGGTTGACAAATTGCTGGAGCGGATGGATGGCAATGCGGCGATCATGCATCATGTGCTGCAGCTGTTCAAGCAAGAATACGAGCATTTTGCCGGGAACATATTGGTAGAATTGGATGCCGGCAACCTGGTCAAGGCAAAGCGGGACGTTCATACTTTGATTGGCGTAGCACGGAATTTGATGGCGGACGAGCTGGCTAAGGCAGCATCGGCCTTCGAGGAGGTGCTTGTCGAACATCCGGAGCAATGCAAACAGCAGCTGATGGATGTACAGCGCATTTTGCGCCAAACGATCGATTCCGTTCCTTCAGATCCGCATGCCGAGTCAGTCAACAACAGGAGGTAG
- a CDS encoding GyrI-like domain-containing protein — protein sequence MHNCTLVTKPALSMVGISYCGPYSAFPDEAILLQSEFLSRKHEIEGEVKTTVLYSPYFGNEVFATYWACFEVPHLENVPKGMVQFTVPSRTYAMVTCTNKRIGEGYEQLSAWMNEEKLLKRENAVSLEIFYIDEHLEEEQVELLIPIVEQ from the coding sequence ATGCACAATTGCACTTTAGTTACGAAACCTGCCTTAAGCATGGTCGGAATCAGCTATTGCGGTCCGTATTCGGCGTTTCCGGATGAAGCGATTTTATTGCAAAGCGAGTTTCTTTCCAGAAAGCATGAAATCGAAGGCGAAGTAAAGACAACCGTGCTATACAGCCCTTATTTCGGCAATGAAGTGTTTGCGACGTATTGGGCTTGCTTCGAGGTGCCCCATCTGGAGAACGTGCCGAAAGGAATGGTTCAGTTTACCGTCCCTTCCCGTACGTACGCGATGGTGACCTGTACGAATAAACGCATCGGTGAAGGCTATGAGCAGCTATCCGCCTGGATGAACGAGGAGAAGCTGTTGAAGAGGGAGAACGCGGTTTCCCTTGAAATCTTTTATATTGACGAGCATTTGGAGGAAGAGCAGGTCGAACTGCTCATTCCCATTGTAGAACAATAG
- a CDS encoding methyl-accepting chemotaxis protein — translation MNIRTKLLASFALIIVLMVTLGLFAYLHMVNSREAYNEMLQDGDVRYQLKTVQSTMTGISNDERAYLLNGEKEFVSEIAERDKAIEELLNSILANPTLDDGNKQAIEQIKAGYEQFFLLSTKTRELAAAGKHDEALALHFGEERAARKAMDKQNESLLASLDAEIAGDVVDRADEADTQKIIMLSLFVAALLAAASLWLLLTRSISKPLKVINAQLKEIAGGRGDLSRDLHIRTQGELAELATSFNLMIANLRSILASAMDTAKQVSASSQQLSESAEQTTRATENIVEATQFIALRAEQEQEGLGTAISAITEMSEGIGSVSAANEEVSSLAASAAQSAAQGAEAVNEVLREMEDIHGHVQQTSEVITSLEKQSQQIGGITGMITEVANRTNLLALNASIEASRAGEHGKGFAVVAQEIRKLAEQSKESAQQITDLIQEMLDRVGQAVSSMNAVSAKASSGLIKTTRVDRLFQAIEGSIEAVSARVQHTSATTGQLAESSRSIVRMAETVAGASNEVAASCQNNSAATEEQLATMEEISSASLELTKLADDLRRLLNGFKLN, via the coding sequence ATGAACATTCGTACGAAGCTGCTGGCTTCATTCGCGTTAATTATCGTGTTGATGGTTACGCTGGGGTTGTTTGCCTACTTGCATATGGTTAATTCCCGGGAAGCGTATAACGAGATGCTGCAAGACGGGGATGTCCGGTATCAGTTAAAAACGGTGCAAAGCACGATGACCGGCATCTCGAACGATGAGCGCGCTTATTTGCTGAACGGCGAGAAGGAATTCGTGAGCGAAATCGCGGAGCGGGACAAGGCGATTGAAGAGCTGCTTAATTCCATTTTGGCCAATCCGACGCTGGATGATGGGAATAAGCAAGCGATCGAACAAATCAAAGCCGGCTACGAGCAGTTTTTTCTGCTGAGCACGAAGACGCGCGAATTGGCTGCCGCAGGCAAGCATGACGAGGCGCTGGCACTCCATTTTGGCGAAGAGCGCGCGGCCCGTAAAGCGATGGACAAGCAAAACGAATCGCTGCTCGCAAGCCTTGATGCGGAAATCGCGGGCGATGTCGTAGACCGCGCGGATGAAGCGGATACGCAAAAGATCATCATGCTGAGCTTGTTTGTCGCCGCGCTGCTGGCTGCCGCGTCGCTTTGGCTGCTGCTGACGCGTTCCATTTCCAAGCCGCTTAAAGTCATCAACGCCCAGCTGAAGGAAATTGCCGGCGGACGCGGCGATTTGAGCCGCGATCTGCATATTCGGACGCAAGGCGAGCTCGCGGAATTGGCCACATCCTTCAACTTAATGATCGCGAATTTGCGGTCGATACTCGCAAGCGCGATGGATACGGCCAAGCAGGTTTCGGCTTCTTCGCAGCAGCTGAGCGAAAGCGCGGAGCAGACGACGCGCGCGACGGAGAACATCGTGGAAGCTACGCAGTTTATTGCGCTTCGCGCCGAACAGGAGCAAGAGGGGCTGGGAACGGCGATTTCGGCCATCACCGAAATGTCGGAAGGGATTGGCTCGGTCTCGGCCGCGAACGAGGAAGTGTCGAGCTTGGCTGCATCGGCCGCGCAATCCGCTGCCCAAGGCGCGGAAGCGGTCAACGAGGTACTGCGTGAAATGGAAGACATTCACGGCCATGTGCAGCAAACCTCGGAAGTGATTACGTCGCTCGAGAAGCAGTCCCAGCAAATCGGCGGCATTACGGGCATGATAACCGAGGTCGCCAACCGGACGAACCTGCTCGCGCTCAACGCCTCGATTGAAGCGTCCCGCGCCGGCGAGCACGGCAAAGGGTTCGCGGTCGTCGCCCAGGAAATCCGCAAGCTCGCCGAGCAATCCAAAGAGTCCGCGCAGCAAATTACCGATCTCATTCAAGAGATGCTTGACCGCGTCGGACAGGCCGTCTCCAGCATGAATGCCGTATCGGCGAAGGCGAGCAGCGGGTTGATCAAGACGACGCGGGTCGATCGGTTGTTCCAAGCGATCGAGGGCAGCATTGAAGCGGTGTCCGCGCGCGTGCAGCATACGTCGGCAACGACGGGGCAGCTCGCGGAGTCGAGCCGCAGCATCGTGCGCATGGCGGAAACCGTGGCGGGCGCAAGCAATGAAGTCGCGGCGTCGTGCCAGAACAACTCCGCGGCCACGGAGGAGCAGCTGGCCACGATGGAAGAGATTTCGTCCGCTTCCTTGGAGCTGACGAAGCTGGCTGACGATCTTAGAAGGCTGCTGAACGGATTCAAACTAAACTGA
- a CDS encoding DMT family transporter, which produces MTAAKFFTHPLGIIGASVSATLLWGSSYPFIKLSYERLGIGSHDTLEQILFAGYRFTLAGLLILLFMLIRREKLRYQRGSGGMVASIALFQTVLQYIFFYAGLSMSAGVVGAVIAGTISFFQILLAHFLYKNDKINGSKGIGLLVGFVGLLVLGLSKHDGSSGLHFSLGELLLMAATLFNAIANLMSKKAAASYSIPYINGYQMLVGGLMLCAIGAWETGLAPFQFDWISLLMLLHLAIVSALAFMLWNNVMKYNSVGSVSMYLFLIPVFGVLQSALFLGEPLSAAVLAALALVCSGIVIVNRRKQEAAAKRAA; this is translated from the coding sequence ATGACAGCAGCCAAATTTTTCACGCATCCGTTAGGCATTATCGGAGCTTCCGTCAGCGCAACCTTGCTCTGGGGAAGCTCTTACCCGTTTATTAAGCTCAGCTACGAGAGGCTTGGCATCGGATCGCACGACACGCTCGAGCAAATACTATTTGCGGGCTACCGCTTTACGTTAGCGGGCCTGCTTATTTTGCTTTTTATGCTGATTCGCAGGGAAAAGCTACGTTACCAGCGAGGCAGCGGCGGTATGGTCGCTTCGATCGCCTTGTTCCAAACCGTGCTTCAGTACATTTTCTTCTACGCCGGCTTATCGATGAGCGCAGGGGTCGTCGGCGCGGTAATTGCCGGGACGATCTCGTTTTTTCAAATCCTATTGGCTCATTTCCTGTACAAAAACGACAAGATTAACGGCTCCAAAGGAATCGGGCTATTAGTGGGCTTCGTCGGGCTGCTCGTGCTGGGACTATCCAAGCATGACGGCAGCTCCGGACTTCATTTCTCGCTTGGCGAGCTGCTGCTGATGGCCGCGACGCTTTTTAACGCGATCGCCAATCTGATGTCGAAGAAGGCGGCCGCTTCCTACAGCATCCCCTATATTAATGGGTATCAAATGCTGGTCGGCGGTCTCATGCTATGCGCGATCGGCGCGTGGGAAACCGGCTTGGCGCCGTTTCAGTTCGACTGGATTTCGTTATTGATGCTGCTCCACCTGGCGATTGTTTCGGCTCTTGCCTTTATGCTTTGGAATAATGTGATGAAATATAACAGCGTGGGCAGCGTATCGATGTATTTGTTCCTAATTCCGGTATTCGGCGTCTTGCAATCCGCCTTGTTCCTTGGCGAGCCATTGTCGGCCGCCGTACTTGCGGCGCTTGCGCTGGTCTGCAGCGGAATCGTGATCGTCAACCGCCGTAAGCAAGAGGCGGCGGCGAAGCGCGCAGCTTGA
- a CDS encoding EAL domain-containing protein: MRDFIGLGEKPEKYGVLVVDDSAVMRHMIIKLLEKDPKLYVMGTAANGQEALDQLVELQPDLVTMDIEMPILDGLTTLTHMMIHHPVPVIMLSSYTDEGTSTALTALSKGAADFFHKDTLFQFPHNVQMEEEFLVRCRAAIEAKPFWKKLEQDDLSNREFKLLLEFMTGCLVGENTVHEEMNRTMRLMNGLYASVIKQDGKFVFRDCKGELLYRFGKSSRSLIGQPIERAFEAENASKLNEQFESAWNSSSKTSTSFEIEWKRAVFALDFRPVRVNGIVQELIGVCFEVTVQKRMEEKIHFLFNHDQLTGLPNRNQLQEEMDRVLKAYDRFAVMYFCFDHFKLIHDSVGHQKSDALLQLIARRLKRFANEETTIIRSSSEEFICILGDASAEKSYQRSQQLLDTISQPIMLDGLEIHMTCSIGISQYPVDHREQEMLIRYAHMAMNIAKADGGNRHQFYEPRFHEQIHRKLEIENRLRKAIDRREFYLNYQPIIDGKDRTINGLECLVRWHSPELGRVSPAEFVPIAEETGLIHSIGEWVLLEACRQNKRWQDEGLPKIPVAVNLSTQQFNDGKIIERIENILEETGLEGRYLVIEITESMTMNKHHALAILKNLKNLGVSIAIDDFGTGYSSLSYLNELPIDKLKIDQSFVKGMDKHNVNASIVNTIITMAENLKLQVVAEGVETEEEFRLLSDYGCMTMQGYLFGRPMEANDIRALLDQDLISVTK, translated from the coding sequence ATGCGTGATTTTATCGGATTGGGCGAGAAGCCCGAGAAATACGGCGTGCTCGTCGTCGACGACTCGGCCGTCATGCGGCATATGATTATCAAGCTGCTGGAGAAGGACCCTAAATTATATGTCATGGGTACGGCTGCGAACGGGCAGGAGGCGCTCGACCAATTGGTCGAGCTGCAGCCGGATCTCGTCACGATGGATATCGAGATGCCGATTCTGGACGGGCTGACGACGCTGACCCATATGATGATCCATCATCCCGTACCGGTCATTATGCTCAGCAGCTACACCGACGAAGGCACATCGACCGCATTAACGGCGCTCTCCAAGGGCGCCGCTGACTTTTTTCATAAAGACACGCTGTTTCAATTTCCGCACAACGTGCAGATGGAAGAGGAGTTTCTCGTACGCTGCCGGGCGGCGATCGAAGCGAAGCCGTTCTGGAAGAAGCTTGAGCAGGATGATCTGTCCAACCGGGAATTCAAGCTGCTTCTCGAATTCATGACCGGCTGTCTGGTCGGCGAGAACACGGTTCACGAGGAAATGAACCGTACGATGAGGCTGATGAACGGTCTCTATGCGTCGGTCATCAAACAAGACGGCAAATTTGTGTTTCGCGATTGCAAAGGCGAGCTGCTGTACCGGTTCGGCAAGTCCAGCCGCAGCCTGATCGGGCAGCCGATCGAGCGCGCGTTTGAAGCCGAAAATGCGTCAAAGCTGAACGAGCAGTTCGAAAGCGCGTGGAACAGCAGCTCCAAGACGAGCACGAGCTTCGAGATCGAGTGGAAGCGGGCGGTATTCGCGCTCGATTTTCGCCCGGTGCGGGTGAATGGCATCGTGCAGGAGCTTATTGGCGTCTGTTTCGAGGTAACGGTCCAGAAGCGGATGGAGGAGAAAATTCATTTTCTGTTTAACCATGATCAGCTGACAGGACTGCCTAACCGTAACCAGCTGCAGGAAGAAATGGACCGCGTCCTGAAAGCGTACGATCGGTTCGCGGTCATGTATTTCTGCTTCGATCATTTCAAGCTGATCCATGATTCCGTCGGGCATCAGAAGAGCGATGCGCTGCTGCAGCTGATTGCACGGCGTCTGAAACGGTTCGCGAATGAGGAAACGACGATCATCCGTTCAAGCAGCGAAGAGTTTATTTGCATTCTCGGCGATGCGTCGGCGGAGAAATCGTACCAGCGCTCACAGCAACTGCTCGATACGATCAGCCAGCCGATCATGCTCGACGGCCTTGAAATTCATATGACCTGCAGCATCGGCATCAGCCAGTATCCCGTCGATCATCGGGAACAGGAAATGCTGATCCGTTACGCGCATATGGCCATGAACATCGCGAAGGCCGACGGCGGCAACCGGCATCAATTTTATGAGCCGCGGTTTCACGAGCAGATTCATCGGAAGCTGGAAATCGAGAATCGGCTGCGCAAAGCGATCGATCGCAGGGAGTTTTACTTGAATTATCAGCCGATCATTGACGGCAAGGACCGGACCATCAACGGACTTGAATGCTTGGTGAGATGGCACAGCCCGGAGCTGGGACGCGTATCGCCGGCGGAGTTTGTGCCGATCGCGGAAGAAACCGGTTTGATTCACTCCATCGGCGAGTGGGTGCTGCTGGAAGCTTGCCGGCAAAATAAGCGGTGGCAGGACGAGGGCTTGCCGAAAATTCCGGTCGCCGTTAACTTGTCCACGCAGCAGTTCAATGACGGCAAAATTATCGAGCGTATCGAGAACATATTGGAAGAGACAGGTCTTGAAGGCCGGTATCTCGTTATCGAAATTACGGAAAGCATGACGATGAACAAGCATCATGCGCTGGCGATACTGAAAAATTTGAAAAACCTGGGCGTGTCGATCGCCATTGACGACTTCGGTACCGGCTACAGCTCGCTGAGCTATTTGAACGAGCTGCCGATCGATAAGCTCAAGATCGACCAATCGTTCGTCAAAGGGATGGATAAGCACAACGTCAATGCTTCCATCGTGAATACGATTATTACGATGGCGGAAAATTTAAAGCTTCAGGTCGTCGCCGAAGGCGTCGAGACGGAAGAGGAGTTTCGGCTGCTGTCCGACTACGGCTGCATGACGATGCAAGGCTATTTATTCGGCCGTCCGATGGAAGCAAACGATATTCGGGCGCTGCTCGACCAAGACCTGATCAGCGTGACGAAATAA
- a CDS encoding response regulator transcription factor: MTKLLVVEDDIIFGDMLSLYLREEGYHVTRVQTAAKGIAELQASAPDLILLDLILPDTQDVNPCVLYRQHTSIPIIVISSETKVSMKIHSLTEGADDFICKPFSLQELKARIETVLRRTSAKPAESEQQEQVPGEGPRRISLNLESRHLFIQGDMIDTTFSEFEIMRLLFNSPGKVFSREALVNNLRGFDSFINERSIDFHVTNLRKKIEENPKQPEIIKTVWGVGYKLVMS, translated from the coding sequence ATGACGAAATTGCTTGTAGTTGAGGACGATATCATTTTCGGCGATATGCTTTCGCTGTACCTAAGAGAAGAAGGCTATCACGTAACCCGGGTACAGACGGCCGCTAAAGGGATTGCGGAGCTGCAAGCTTCGGCGCCGGACTTGATTCTGCTCGATCTCATCCTGCCTGATACCCAAGATGTCAATCCTTGCGTCCTTTACCGGCAGCATACGTCCATCCCCATCATCGTCATTTCGAGCGAAACGAAGGTTTCGATGAAAATTCATTCGCTTACCGAAGGCGCGGATGACTTCATCTGCAAGCCGTTCAGTCTGCAGGAGCTGAAGGCGCGGATCGAGACCGTGCTGCGGCGAACGTCAGCCAAGCCGGCCGAATCCGAGCAGCAGGAACAAGTCCCTGGCGAAGGACCTCGGCGGATCAGCTTGAACTTGGAAAGCAGACATCTGTTCATCCAAGGCGATATGATCGATACGACTTTCTCTGAATTCGAAATTATGCGCCTCTTATTCAACTCCCCTGGCAAAGTGTTCAGCCGGGAGGCGCTCGTGAACAATTTAAGGGGCTTCGACTCGTTTATCAATGAGCGCTCCATTGATTTCCACGTAACCAACCTTCGCAAAAAAATCGAAGAAAATCCGAAGCAGCCCGAAATCATTAAAACCGTTTGGGGCGTTGGCTATAAACTGGTCATGTCCTAA
- the fdhA gene encoding formaldehyde dehydrogenase, glutathione-independent — protein MAGNRAVVYVEPGKVDVRDISYPELILRDGPGVNPLNVGRKCDHGVILKVITTNICGSDQHMVRGRTTAPSGLVLGHEITGEVIEVGRDVEFIKKGDLVSVPFNIACGRCRNCKERNTNVCSNVNPDRPGSAYGYVDMGGWVGGQSEYVMVPYADFQLLKFPDKDRAMEKILDLTMLSDIFPTGYHGAVSAGVKPGSTVYIAGAGPVGLAAAHSAQLLGAAVVIVGDLNSERLAQARSFGCETVNLREHPNLGEQIDQILGVPEVDCAVDCVGFEAHGHGKSHGEAPATVLNSIMEVTRAGGRLGIPGLYVTGDPGAVDADAKIGTLKIRFGLGWAKSHTFVTGQTPVMQYNRELMTAILSGRAQIAKAVNATLISLDQAPAAYTEFDQGASKKFVIDPHGSVRR, from the coding sequence ATGGCAGGAAATCGTGCAGTCGTCTATGTCGAGCCCGGGAAAGTAGATGTACGGGATATTTCGTATCCCGAACTGATTTTGCGTGACGGACCGGGAGTAAATCCGCTCAATGTAGGCAGAAAATGCGATCATGGCGTCATTCTTAAAGTCATTACGACGAATATTTGCGGCAGTGACCAGCACATGGTGCGCGGCCGTACGACAGCTCCGAGCGGCTTGGTGCTTGGACATGAAATTACCGGCGAAGTCATCGAGGTTGGCCGGGACGTTGAATTCATTAAGAAGGGAGACCTCGTCTCCGTTCCATTCAATATTGCATGCGGACGCTGCCGGAACTGTAAAGAGCGCAACACGAACGTGTGCTCGAACGTGAATCCGGACCGTCCAGGCTCCGCGTACGGCTATGTCGATATGGGCGGCTGGGTCGGCGGCCAATCGGAATATGTGATGGTGCCTTATGCAGACTTCCAGCTGCTCAAGTTCCCGGACAAAGACCGCGCGATGGAGAAAATTCTCGATCTGACGATGCTGTCCGATATTTTCCCGACGGGTTATCACGGCGCGGTTAGCGCAGGCGTGAAGCCGGGCTCCACGGTTTATATCGCCGGTGCGGGTCCTGTCGGTTTGGCAGCGGCGCATTCCGCGCAATTGCTTGGCGCTGCCGTCGTTATCGTTGGCGACTTGAACAGCGAGCGTCTGGCGCAAGCGAGAAGCTTCGGCTGCGAAACGGTTAACCTGCGCGAGCATCCGAACCTCGGCGAGCAGATCGACCAAATTCTCGGCGTGCCGGAAGTGGATTGCGCCGTTGACTGCGTAGGCTTCGAAGCGCATGGCCACGGCAAATCGCATGGCGAAGCGCCGGCTACGGTGTTGAACTCCATCATGGAAGTAACGCGCGCGGGCGGCAGACTCGGCATTCCGGGCTTGTACGTAACGGGCGATCCGGGCGCTGTCGACGCGGATGCGAAGATCGGCACGCTCAAAATCCGCTTCGGCCTCGGCTGGGCGAAATCGCATACGTTCGTTACCGGCCAAACGCCGGTCATGCAATACAACCGCGAGCTGATGACCGCGATTCTAAGCGGCCGCGCGCAAATCGCGAAAGCGGTAAACGCGACGCTGATCTCGCTGGATCAAGCACCTGCAGCTTATACGGAGTTCGATCAAGGCGCATCGAAGAAATTCGTTATCGATCCGCACGGCTCCGTTCGCCGTTAA